One window from the genome of Pseudonocardia hierapolitana encodes:
- a CDS encoding carbohydrate ABC transporter permease translates to MTTTTTTTTAKAHPVTRRGRSPWEAFRRLPWWGAVLLLVLLGLLWIYPFVWMVSASLKSSTEIFSGGVSLWPEEFVWENYARAWDDAGFGRYMLNTVIVTLATVVIVVVRCALCGYVLGRYRFPGSRIVIGILVATLFVPTGYTIIPIVKLSMELGVLNSLTGMVLALGGAANVSFILIYAGYFRQLPKELEEAAIMDGAGFFRVFWTIMLPLSMPVTATVALLTFLATWNAFFLPLVFSFSRPELRTLSVGMQAFVGENATDWSGMAAAGVISIVPIVVLFLFLQRYFVEGIAGAVKS, encoded by the coding sequence ATGACCACGACGACCACGACGACCACCGCGAAGGCGCACCCCGTGACCCGTCGCGGCCGCAGCCCGTGGGAGGCGTTCCGGCGCCTCCCGTGGTGGGGGGCGGTGCTGCTGCTGGTGCTCCTCGGGCTGCTGTGGATCTACCCCTTCGTGTGGATGGTGTCGGCCTCGCTGAAGAGTTCGACCGAGATCTTCAGCGGTGGCGTGAGCCTGTGGCCCGAGGAGTTCGTCTGGGAGAACTACGCCAGGGCCTGGGACGACGCAGGCTTCGGCCGGTACATGCTGAACACGGTGATCGTCACGCTGGCGACGGTCGTGATCGTCGTCGTCCGCTGCGCGCTGTGCGGGTACGTGCTGGGCCGCTACCGGTTCCCCGGATCGCGGATCGTCATCGGGATCCTCGTCGCCACGCTGTTCGTGCCGACCGGCTACACGATCATCCCGATCGTCAAGCTGTCGATGGAGCTGGGCGTCCTCAACTCGCTCACGGGGATGGTCCTCGCTCTCGGTGGCGCGGCGAACGTGTCCTTCATCCTGATCTACGCAGGCTATTTCCGGCAGCTCCCGAAGGAGCTCGAGGAAGCGGCGATCATGGACGGCGCCGGTTTCTTCAGGGTGTTCTGGACCATCATGCTGCCGTTGTCGATGCCGGTCACGGCCACGGTCGCCCTGCTCACGTTCCTGGCCACCTGGAACGCCTTCTTCCTGCCCCTGGTCTTCTCGTTCAGCCGCCCGGAACTACGGACGCTGAGCGTGGGGATGCAGGCGTTCGTGGGGGAGAACGCCACCGACTGGTCGGGAATGGCCGCGGCGGGTGTCATCTCGATCGTCCCCATCGTGGTGCTCTTCCTGTTCCTGCAGCGCTACTTCGTCGAAGGCATCGCCGGTGCCGTCAAATCCTGA
- a CDS encoding NAD-dependent succinate-semialdehyde dehydrogenase: protein MTGVREQLFIGGAWRDASDGRTIEVHDPATGEVVARVPNASDQDLDDVLAAAAAGFATWRRSAPAERAAVLRRAAALLAERAEDVAAVMTQEQGKPLAEARAEVRQAGEYFDWFAGEAVRSYGRVLATEPGRRSWVERRPVGPVAAFTAWNFPASLPARKLAPAVAYGCSIVLCPAVEAPRTAMALVAALQDAGVPDGVVNLVTGDPPRVSTHLIASPTIAKITLTGSVPVGQELVRLSATHLQPLTLELGGHAPVLVLDDLDDAAVERAAATVVRAKFRNAGQVCVSPSRIFVQDGVHDRFVAAVLDRVAGLKVGPGTEPDTDVGPLANARRRAAVAELVDKAAADGATVRCGGRTPDGPGWFYPPTVLTDVPPGAALLSEEPFGPILPVLRFTDLDEGLARAGDVPYGLAAYVFTSDLARADTVIAGLDVGMIGVNETALAAAASPFGGVHLSGYGREGGTESLDAYTVATAVTTRGKP from the coding sequence GTGACCGGAGTGCGGGAGCAGCTGTTCATCGGTGGCGCGTGGCGCGACGCCTCCGATGGCCGCACGATCGAGGTCCACGACCCCGCAACGGGGGAGGTGGTCGCCCGGGTGCCGAACGCGTCCGACCAGGACCTCGACGACGTGCTCGCCGCCGCGGCCGCCGGGTTCGCGACCTGGCGGCGGTCCGCCCCCGCCGAGCGCGCCGCCGTCCTGCGGCGGGCGGCGGCCCTGCTGGCCGAGCGGGCGGAGGACGTCGCGGCCGTCATGACCCAGGAGCAGGGCAAGCCGCTCGCGGAGGCGCGGGCGGAGGTGCGGCAGGCGGGCGAGTACTTCGACTGGTTCGCAGGCGAGGCCGTGCGCTCCTACGGGCGGGTGCTCGCCACCGAGCCCGGACGGCGGTCCTGGGTGGAGCGCCGCCCGGTCGGGCCCGTCGCGGCGTTCACGGCCTGGAACTTCCCGGCCTCGCTGCCGGCCCGCAAGCTCGCGCCCGCCGTCGCGTACGGGTGCAGCATCGTGCTGTGCCCGGCCGTGGAGGCGCCTCGCACCGCCATGGCGCTCGTCGCGGCGCTGCAGGACGCGGGCGTGCCGGACGGCGTGGTCAACCTGGTCACCGGTGACCCGCCGCGGGTGAGCACCCACCTCATCGCGTCCCCCACCATCGCGAAGATCACGCTGACGGGGTCGGTGCCGGTGGGGCAGGAGCTGGTGCGACTGTCGGCCACGCACCTGCAGCCGCTCACCCTCGAGCTCGGCGGCCACGCACCCGTACTGGTGCTCGACGACCTCGACGACGCCGCCGTGGAACGGGCCGCGGCCACGGTGGTGCGGGCGAAGTTCCGCAACGCCGGGCAGGTCTGCGTCTCGCCGAGCCGGATCTTCGTGCAGGACGGCGTGCACGACCGGTTCGTCGCGGCCGTCCTGGACCGGGTGGCCGGGCTGAAGGTCGGCCCGGGGACGGAGCCGGACACCGACGTCGGGCCCCTCGCCAACGCGCGCAGGCGGGCCGCGGTGGCCGAGCTCGTCGACAAGGCGGCGGCCGACGGCGCCACCGTGCGGTGCGGCGGGCGGACCCCCGACGGACCCGGCTGGTTCTACCCTCCGACCGTTCTCACCGACGTCCCGCCCGGCGCCGCGCTGCTCTCGGAGGAGCCGTTCGGCCCGATCCTGCCGGTGCTGCGGTTCACCGACCTCGACGAGGGCCTCGCCCGCGCCGGCGACGTGCCCTACGGGCTCGCCGCCTACGTGTTCACCTCCGACCTCGCCCGGGCCGACACCGTGATCGCCGGGCTCGACGTCGGCATGATCGGGGTGAACGAGACCGCCCTCGCGGCCGCGGCATCCCCGTTCGGCGGGGTGCACCTGTCCGGTTACGGCCGCGAGGGGGGTACAGAGAGCCTGGACGCCTACACCGTGGCCACGGCCGTGACGACGAGGGGGAAACCGTGA
- a CDS encoding carbohydrate ABC transporter permease, protein MPAPVRGAHLRRRNVWIWAFLMPTVVLYGLYTIYPIVASYWYSLVEWNGFESEQRFVGFSNYEAVLADPGFWNSVWVTVVFTLLVAPARIILSLLLAIVLNSPKLPFAALFRTVYFLPVVTTTAIVGVVMQFIFDPASGPINAALQTLGQSKGINFLGESGLALLTVSAVYVWKFFGITMIYWLAALQTIPRDLYEAAKIDGASAVQTFRHITLPLLMPFLLIITVLTIEDTFRAFDLMQSMTGGGPFFGTEVIEIYIYRWAFAASIPQLGFASAAAVLFGLFVMVFGFFQLWAVYAARRLRESTR, encoded by the coding sequence ATGCCTGCCCCCGTCCGAGGGGCCCATCTACGCCGCCGGAACGTCTGGATCTGGGCGTTCCTCATGCCCACGGTGGTCCTGTACGGCCTCTACACGATCTACCCCATCGTCGCGAGCTACTGGTACTCGCTCGTGGAGTGGAACGGGTTCGAGTCCGAGCAGCGCTTCGTGGGCTTCAGCAACTACGAGGCCGTGCTGGCCGACCCGGGATTCTGGAACTCGGTGTGGGTCACCGTGGTCTTCACGCTGCTCGTGGCGCCGGCCCGGATCATCCTCAGCCTCCTGCTGGCGATCGTGCTCAACTCGCCGAAGCTGCCGTTCGCCGCGCTGTTCCGGACGGTCTACTTCCTCCCGGTGGTGACGACGACGGCGATCGTCGGTGTCGTCATGCAGTTCATCTTCGACCCCGCGAGCGGCCCCATCAACGCCGCCCTGCAGACGCTCGGGCAGTCGAAGGGGATCAACTTCCTCGGTGAGTCGGGGCTCGCCCTCCTGACCGTCTCGGCGGTCTACGTCTGGAAGTTCTTCGGGATCACGATGATCTACTGGCTCGCCGCACTGCAGACGATCCCTCGGGATCTCTACGAGGCCGCGAAGATCGACGGGGCGTCGGCGGTGCAGACGTTCCGGCACATCACGCTGCCCCTGCTGATGCCATTCCTGCTCATCATCACCGTGCTGACGATCGAGGACACGTTCCGCGCATTCGACCTGATGCAGTCGATGACCGGCGGTGGACCGTTCTTCGGCACCGAGGTCATCGAGATCTACATCTACCGGTGGGCATTCGCCGCGTCGATTCCCCAGCTGGGCTTCGCGTCGGCGGCCGCCGTGCTGTTCGGCCTCTTCGTGATGGTGTTCGGGTTCTTCCAACTGTGGGCGGTCTACGCCGCGCGGCGCCTGAGGGAGTCGACACGATGA
- a CDS encoding VOC family protein, whose product MTASDQYASVRYLVDDVQAAVDFYTTHLGFTVNMSAAPAFADVVRGPLRVLLSGPTSSGARATPEDARSAGRNRIHLVVDDLDAEIARLRDAGLPFRSDLVSGPGGRQVLLADPAGNLVELFQPARRA is encoded by the coding sequence GTGACCGCATCCGACCAGTACGCCAGTGTCCGATACCTCGTCGACGACGTGCAGGCCGCCGTCGACTTCTACACCACCCACCTCGGCTTCACGGTGAACATGAGCGCCGCTCCCGCGTTCGCCGACGTGGTGCGCGGCCCGCTGCGGGTGCTGCTGTCCGGGCCCACCAGCTCGGGCGCCCGTGCCACCCCGGAGGACGCCCGCTCCGCGGGGCGCAACCGGATCCACCTCGTCGTCGACGACCTGGACGCCGAGATCGCCCGGCTCCGCGACGCCGGCCTGCCCTTCCGCAGTGACCTGGTCAGTGGGCCGGGCGGGCGCCAGGTCCTGCTCGCCGACCCCGCGGGCAACCTCGTCGAGCTCTTCCAGCCCGCCCGGCGTGCCTGA
- a CDS encoding ArsR family transcriptional regulator encodes MGDVADPPAFVRLAAHPVRWRLLSELAQSDYRVRELVTLVDQPQNLVSYHLRLLRDGGLVRVTRSTFDGRDSYYHLDLDRCASALAESGTALHPALNPAFRREVTASTPRVAVLFVCTGNSARSPIAEALLRRHTGGAATVTSAGSRPRPELHPHTVEVLREQFGLDVSGHRPRHLDAVTGSTFDRVITLCDKAREVCPDFGHRTRRVHWSIPEPVDRAAFRRTAAEIDTRVRHLLPVLTATDRAATNREENRP; translated from the coding sequence ATGGGCGACGTCGCCGACCCGCCGGCCTTCGTACGGCTGGCGGCCCACCCGGTGCGCTGGCGGCTCCTCTCCGAGCTCGCGCAGAGCGACTACCGGGTGCGCGAGCTGGTCACGCTCGTCGACCAGCCGCAGAACCTCGTCTCCTACCACCTGAGGCTGCTGCGCGACGGCGGGCTCGTCCGCGTCACGCGCAGCACCTTCGACGGCCGCGACAGCTACTACCACCTCGATCTCGACCGGTGCGCCAGCGCGCTGGCCGAGAGCGGCACGGCCCTGCACCCGGCGCTGAATCCGGCGTTCCGCCGTGAGGTCACGGCCTCGACTCCCCGGGTGGCGGTGCTGTTCGTGTGCACGGGCAACAGCGCCCGCTCGCCGATCGCCGAAGCCCTACTGCGCCGCCACACCGGCGGCGCCGCGACCGTCACCAGCGCCGGGAGCCGGCCCCGGCCGGAGCTGCACCCCCACACCGTCGAGGTGCTGCGCGAGCAGTTCGGCCTCGACGTCTCCGGCCACCGTCCCCGGCACCTGGACGCCGTGACCGGCTCGACCTTCGACCGCGTGATCACCTTGTGCGACAAGGCCCGCGAGGTCTGCCCCGACTTCGGCCACCGCACCCGACGGGTGCACTGGAGCATCCCCGAGCCGGTCGACCGCGCCGCGTTCCGCCGCACCGCGGCCGAGATCGACACGCGCGTCCGGCACCTGTTGCCGGTCCTCACCGCAACCGACCGTGCCGCCACCAACCGCGAGGAGAACCGGCCGTGA
- a CDS encoding ABC transporter substrate-binding protein, producing MSRISRRSFLGAGGALAVTTLLAACGGGSGGSSGGSGLRWWDHYSALQNFHKDWAERQSQAMGVGVEYTYNDVTRAIEALQLANQSKQLPDVYTNILNIPLAALVREGWVHELALSDEVKSRLPQDALTEGITNIDGKVYGLPLFAFRQYAAATWFNRDIVAAAGIDPANPPTSYDAYRDACRRIAARGEAPMMLALGGKARMGEQINDMACAAGFPGFEGLVFATGEFAFHHDAYVTAIEFWKELNDTGLIIPGAINFTVANARTRWAAGTAGFFPDGPWCAGGVKAVNPDFVPTMEVGPILTPEPGAQPVVYRGAPAAQIFVAGNTKDAQRATALVSSFTTPEYQAGLAAGMDQPPMDIDVVETADVTEPYRRVIGFFKEQVKRMPEPVVRNPQVAAAQAMQAPISPDLGDIVQGYLGGNIPDLRAALRQLSDAYTADRDTALQKAAAEGAQVSADDWAFPDWQPGTDYVYA from the coding sequence ATGTCCCGAATCAGCCGCCGATCGTTCCTCGGCGCCGGTGGCGCCCTTGCCGTGACGACCCTGCTCGCCGCGTGCGGGGGTGGCTCGGGCGGCTCGTCCGGCGGCAGCGGGCTGCGGTGGTGGGACCACTACAGCGCGCTGCAGAACTTCCACAAGGACTGGGCGGAGCGCCAGTCGCAGGCCATGGGCGTCGGCGTCGAGTACACCTACAACGACGTGACCCGTGCGATCGAGGCGCTGCAGCTGGCCAACCAGAGCAAGCAGCTGCCGGACGTCTACACGAACATCCTCAACATCCCGCTCGCCGCCCTGGTACGGGAGGGGTGGGTCCACGAGCTGGCCCTCTCCGACGAGGTGAAGTCGCGCCTGCCGCAGGACGCGCTGACCGAGGGGATCACGAACATCGACGGCAAGGTGTACGGCCTGCCGCTGTTCGCCTTCCGCCAGTACGCCGCCGCCACCTGGTTCAACCGCGACATCGTCGCCGCGGCCGGGATCGACCCGGCCAACCCGCCCACCAGCTACGACGCGTACCGCGACGCCTGCCGCCGGATCGCCGCGCGGGGCGAGGCGCCGATGATGCTGGCGCTGGGCGGAAAGGCGCGCATGGGCGAGCAGATCAACGACATGGCGTGCGCCGCAGGCTTCCCCGGTTTCGAGGGGCTCGTGTTCGCCACCGGCGAGTTCGCCTTCCACCACGACGCCTACGTGACGGCCATCGAGTTCTGGAAGGAGCTGAACGACACCGGCCTCATCATCCCCGGCGCGATCAACTTCACCGTTGCCAACGCGCGCACGCGGTGGGCGGCAGGAACGGCCGGCTTCTTCCCGGACGGGCCGTGGTGCGCAGGCGGGGTGAAGGCCGTCAACCCGGACTTCGTGCCCACCATGGAGGTCGGGCCGATCCTGACCCCCGAGCCCGGTGCGCAGCCCGTCGTCTACCGCGGGGCCCCGGCCGCGCAGATCTTCGTGGCGGGCAACACCAAGGACGCCCAGCGCGCGACGGCGCTCGTCAGCTCCTTCACCACGCCCGAGTACCAGGCCGGCCTCGCCGCCGGCATGGACCAGCCGCCGATGGACATCGACGTCGTCGAGACCGCGGACGTCACCGAGCCGTACCGGCGCGTGATCGGCTTCTTCAAGGAGCAGGTGAAGCGCATGCCCGAGCCCGTGGTGCGCAACCCGCAGGTCGCCGCCGCCCAGGCCATGCAGGCGCCCATCAGCCCCGACCTCGGCGACATCGTGCAGGGATACCTCGGGGGCAACATCCCCGACCTGCGCGCCGCCTTGCGCCAGCTCAGCGACGCCTACACCGCCGACCGGGACACCGCGCTGCAGAAGGCCGCGGCCGAAGGCGCCCAGGTCTCCGCGGACGACTGGGCGTTCCCGGACTGGCAGCCCGGCACCGACTACGTCTACGCCTGA
- a CDS encoding GH39 family glycosyl hydrolase — MTTEPTTAPQADQNSSPSAVQALRYAPSDPDAPHVRRAVVRVDASDDRGALPRPWASLGYDEINWTYTRQGKQTLNTIGAFAETAYHVRPHYIFNSGTGLGLPHWGAGNVYHEDADGNPFYDFTIADQTYDTIVGAGHHPLVELAFTPRALVPEDRAKADFAFTPSPTLYSEYEAGWWSYPPKDYAKWGGLVAALAEHCRDRYGADEVSHWLWELWNEPDISYWRGTPEEFHELYAVTAAAVRSVLPQARVGGPAVTGGDQGAAFLRGFLAACADRDLPLDFVSFHTKGAHFTPWRTYGPIGAPAREQQSPSTTKMLREIDRALAVIEEFPQYTGLPAIVDECDASVPAHWGVYDNPNFAYRNTEYYPVFQVKLMKKVLDLNERRTAQVAEATTWSFSMEGERYFEGTRSFVTASGIEKPLMNAYRALAHLGDRRIAASSDAAVAVDDLSALGAGLAEEVDVLASAGSADGSVAVLVWRHADDQYAADDEPTVVDLRVDGLAAGEWTLRHWRIDAGHSNSHTVWQDLGAPQEPTPEQLATIADRQGLERYADDTTVTAEDGQGLSLTVELPLPAVSLLVLVPGTQA; from the coding sequence ATGACCACGGAACCGACGACAGCTCCTCAGGCCGACCAGAACAGCTCCCCGAGCGCGGTGCAGGCGCTGCGGTACGCCCCGTCCGACCCGGACGCCCCGCACGTGCGTCGGGCCGTGGTGCGGGTCGACGCGAGCGACGACCGGGGCGCGCTGCCGCGGCCGTGGGCGAGCCTCGGCTACGACGAGATCAACTGGACCTACACCCGGCAGGGCAAGCAGACGCTGAACACGATCGGCGCGTTCGCCGAGACCGCCTACCACGTACGCCCGCACTACATCTTCAACAGCGGCACCGGGCTCGGGCTGCCGCACTGGGGCGCGGGCAACGTCTACCACGAAGACGCCGACGGCAACCCGTTCTACGACTTCACGATCGCCGACCAGACCTACGACACGATCGTCGGCGCCGGGCACCACCCGCTCGTCGAGCTGGCCTTCACCCCGCGGGCGCTGGTGCCGGAGGACCGGGCGAAGGCGGACTTCGCGTTCACCCCCAGCCCCACCCTGTACAGCGAGTACGAGGCGGGTTGGTGGTCCTACCCGCCGAAGGACTACGCGAAGTGGGGCGGCCTCGTCGCCGCGCTCGCGGAGCACTGCCGCGACCGCTACGGCGCCGACGAGGTGTCGCACTGGCTGTGGGAGCTGTGGAACGAGCCGGACATCTCCTACTGGCGCGGCACTCCGGAGGAGTTCCACGAGCTGTACGCGGTGACCGCGGCCGCGGTGCGCAGCGTCCTGCCGCAGGCGCGGGTGGGCGGGCCGGCCGTGACCGGCGGCGATCAGGGCGCCGCGTTCCTGCGCGGCTTCCTCGCCGCGTGCGCGGACCGGGACCTGCCCCTGGACTTCGTCTCGTTCCACACCAAGGGGGCGCACTTCACCCCGTGGCGCACCTACGGCCCGATCGGCGCCCCGGCACGGGAGCAGCAGTCGCCGTCGACGACGAAGATGCTGCGGGAGATCGACAGGGCGCTCGCCGTGATCGAGGAGTTCCCGCAGTACACCGGCCTGCCTGCGATCGTCGACGAGTGCGACGCGTCGGTGCCCGCGCACTGGGGCGTGTACGACAACCCGAACTTCGCCTACCGCAACACCGAGTACTACCCGGTGTTCCAGGTCAAGCTCATGAAGAAGGTCCTGGATCTGAACGAGCGGCGCACCGCGCAGGTGGCCGAGGCGACGACGTGGAGCTTCTCCATGGAGGGGGAGCGCTACTTCGAGGGCACCCGGAGCTTCGTCACGGCGTCGGGCATCGAGAAGCCGCTGATGAACGCCTACCGCGCCCTCGCGCACCTGGGCGACCGCAGGATCGCGGCGAGCTCCGACGCCGCCGTCGCGGTCGACGACCTCTCCGCCCTGGGCGCGGGGCTGGCCGAGGAGGTGGACGTGCTGGCCTCGGCCGGCTCCGCCGACGGGAGCGTGGCCGTGCTCGTCTGGCGGCACGCCGACGACCAGTACGCGGCGGACGACGAGCCGACGGTGGTCGACCTCCGGGTCGACGGCCTCGCCGCGGGCGAGTGGACGCTTCGGCACTGGCGGATCGACGCGGGCCACAGCAACAGCCACACCGTGTGGCAGGACCTCGGCGCCCCGCAGGAACCGACGCCGGAGCAGCTGGCCACGATCGCCGACCGGCAGGGCCTGGAGCGCTACGCCGACGACACGACCGTCACCGCCGAGGACGGACAGGGCCTGTCCCTGACGGTCGAGCTGCCGCTGCCGGCGGTGAGCCTGCTCGTGCTCGTGCCCGGGACGCAGGCGTGA
- a CDS encoding heparinase II/III family protein, with the protein MEPLLIAGRVDELRAALTTTHAAQWRRLAEQCDWYRGQTPPPEHPTASITYFGPAAANLALAHRLTGQRGYLDEAWRWIGTAISYPHWGKAKMPDHDLDAGWLLHGLSLAYSWLRDDLPADRAAALRAKLELQGERLYEFAHASEGSWWSSSFWQNHNWICYAGLATAGYALDRPEWTARAKENFAQVLDLMPADGSDSEGVVYWRYGVPWLAIYLDLLERTEGVGWWRRGSFLANTFTWRLHQCAPGFEENVDHGDCHDRRSGHSVALYYKLACAYRDGRAQWLANRVAERHFWREAYASGVKPGVMPEAFYELLWYDPDVPPVDPGDEPTAAYFPDLGQVTARTSWADDAAFVSFKAAPGGGHTAWETAERFRRERGWETLSAGHHHPDAGGFVLAAHGAFLAVDCGYSNAKRAAEHNLVLVDGRGWAGEGRYHVYKDLPFEAQPRLRDVALADGWVHAVAESAAMFDQALGVRRVDRTLVVTPRGRLVLLDRLAADQPREWTFLLHSDWPAEPVDGRWAVRSGSGMAWLTPLTPDVHVEQTDTAIEANPTGSTPSLRITRTLRTLRITTPRRAEAVFLTALEPAAALDPAPARATAVPDGVDFGDEQVRFPADGGAILTAGARETRV; encoded by the coding sequence GTGGAACCCCTCCTGATCGCCGGCCGCGTCGACGAGCTGCGCGCGGCGCTCACCACCACGCATGCCGCGCAGTGGCGCCGGCTCGCCGAGCAGTGCGACTGGTACCGCGGGCAGACTCCGCCGCCCGAGCACCCGACCGCGAGCATCACCTACTTCGGCCCCGCCGCGGCCAACCTCGCCCTGGCCCACCGGCTCACCGGGCAGCGGGGCTACCTCGACGAGGCGTGGCGCTGGATCGGCACGGCCATCTCCTACCCGCACTGGGGCAAGGCCAAGATGCCCGACCACGACCTCGACGCGGGCTGGCTGCTGCACGGGCTGTCGCTCGCCTACTCCTGGCTGCGTGACGATCTCCCGGCCGACCGCGCCGCCGCCCTCCGCGCGAAGCTGGAGCTGCAGGGGGAGCGGCTGTACGAGTTCGCGCATGCGTCCGAGGGGAGCTGGTGGTCGTCCAGCTTCTGGCAGAACCACAACTGGATCTGCTATGCGGGCCTCGCCACCGCCGGGTACGCCCTGGACCGGCCGGAGTGGACCGCCCGCGCGAAGGAGAACTTCGCCCAGGTCCTCGACCTCATGCCGGCCGACGGGTCCGACTCCGAGGGCGTCGTCTACTGGCGCTACGGCGTGCCGTGGCTCGCGATCTACCTCGACCTGCTGGAGCGCACCGAGGGTGTCGGCTGGTGGCGGCGCGGCTCGTTCCTCGCCAACACGTTCACGTGGCGGCTGCACCAGTGCGCGCCCGGGTTCGAGGAGAACGTCGACCACGGCGACTGCCACGACCGCCGCAGCGGCCACAGCGTGGCGCTCTACTACAAGCTGGCCTGCGCGTACCGCGACGGCCGGGCGCAGTGGCTGGCGAACCGGGTCGCGGAGCGGCACTTCTGGCGCGAGGCCTACGCGTCCGGGGTCAAGCCGGGCGTGATGCCGGAGGCGTTCTACGAGCTGCTCTGGTACGACCCGGACGTCCCGCCGGTCGACCCGGGCGACGAGCCGACCGCGGCGTACTTCCCGGACCTCGGCCAGGTCACCGCGCGCACGTCGTGGGCCGACGACGCCGCGTTCGTCAGCTTCAAGGCCGCCCCGGGCGGTGGGCACACGGCCTGGGAGACCGCCGAGCGGTTCCGCCGCGAGCGCGGATGGGAGACGCTGTCGGCAGGCCACCACCACCCGGACGCCGGCGGGTTCGTGCTCGCCGCCCACGGCGCGTTCCTCGCGGTCGACTGCGGCTACAGCAATGCCAAGCGGGCGGCCGAGCACAACCTGGTGCTCGTCGACGGGCGGGGCTGGGCGGGGGAGGGCCGCTACCACGTCTACAAGGACCTGCCGTTCGAGGCGCAGCCCCGGCTGCGGGACGTCGCCCTCGCCGACGGCTGGGTGCACGCCGTGGCCGAGTCGGCGGCGATGTTCGACCAGGCGCTCGGCGTGCGCCGGGTGGATCGGACGCTGGTCGTCACCCCGCGCGGCCGGCTGGTGCTGCTGGACCGGCTCGCCGCCGACCAGCCGCGGGAGTGGACGTTCCTGCTGCACAGCGACTGGCCCGCGGAGCCCGTCGACGGCCGGTGGGCGGTCCGCTCGGGCTCGGGGATGGCCTGGTTGACGCCCCTCACCCCCGACGTGCACGTGGAGCAGACCGACACCGCGATCGAGGCCAACCCCACCGGCAGCACCCCCAGCCTCCGCATCACGAGGACGCTGCGCACGCTGCGGATCACCACGCCTCGCCGGGCCGAGGCCGTGTTCCTCACGGCCCTCGAACCGGCGGCGGCGCTGGACCCGGCTCCGGCCCGCGCCACGGCCGTACCCGACGGGGTCGACTTCGGCGACGAGCAGGTCCGCTTCCCGGCCGACGGCGGCGCGATCCTGACGGCGGGAGCGCGGGAGACGCGGGTGTGA
- a CDS encoding GntR family transcriptional regulator: MPGPLDQLTIETQPSPPLSATVVPAIRQMITTGVLPQGAHLREAELATALGMSRGPVREALVELAREGLVVLRRHRGAQVITLTTEDAEEVYTLRRALERLAVERACGRLTGNDLAELDTILDRMQELDAGYSPDVAVELDLAFHDVLVRAAGHSRLERSWQQIRSQVAMFLHDRHLARRDFHEIAHPEHRAVRDIVAAGDPAPAVEAIEKHLVGAYDRLVAARSEAS, from the coding sequence GTGCCTGGGCCACTCGACCAGCTCACCATCGAGACCCAACCCAGCCCTCCGCTGTCGGCCACCGTGGTGCCCGCGATCCGGCAGATGATCACGACCGGCGTGCTCCCGCAGGGCGCGCACCTGCGGGAGGCCGAGCTCGCCACCGCCCTCGGCATGAGCCGCGGACCGGTGCGGGAGGCGCTGGTCGAGCTCGCGCGGGAGGGTCTCGTGGTGCTGCGCCGCCACCGCGGCGCGCAGGTCATCACGCTCACCACCGAGGACGCCGAGGAGGTCTACACGCTCCGGCGCGCGCTCGAGCGACTCGCGGTCGAACGGGCCTGCGGGCGGCTCACCGGCAACGACCTCGCCGAGCTGGACACCATCCTGGACCGGATGCAGGAGCTCGACGCCGGCTACTCCCCCGACGTCGCCGTCGAGCTCGACCTCGCGTTCCACGACGTGCTCGTGCGCGCTGCGGGCCACTCCCGGCTGGAGCGCTCGTGGCAGCAGATCCGCAGCCAGGTCGCGATGTTCCTGCACGACCGCCACCTCGCGCGGCGTGACTTCCACGAGATCGCCCACCCCGAGCACCGCGCCGTGCGCGACATCGTCGCCGCGGGCGATCCCGCCCCCGCGGTGGAAGCGATCGAGAAGCACCTGGTGGGCGCCTACGACCGCCTGGTCGCCGCGCGCAGCGAGGCCTCCTGA